One Natrinema salaciae genomic region harbors:
- a CDS encoding glutamate-cysteine ligase family protein, whose translation MKTSIEVEYWVVDSDGRLAEPGPLADVSERTEREFVEPLFELKTPPCESISELRTALVEELEAALERAAAVDKRLVPLGTPINGDGVDRRPDERSRIREAVTGERFDAATYCAGTHIRVEERTVTDQLNALVALDPALALVNSSPYYRGERIANGARAYCYRTRSDEASPKHGPFWRYVESVDEWHRRLERRYEEFEDAAIEVGVDPEAVANNVSPDDVVWTPVRLRDSIPTVEWRSPDAALPSQVLRLADDLETVMERLHRTTVRIDGGVAGDGGREASGGGIAVDTRGPTARPGRVTSDGTVLPAFETVCDLAESAIGDGLESAAVAGYLERMGFTVGDYHPIAAQIDGRRYVTSADARDLRLEYASRLEEDVEKLRDAE comes from the coding sequence ATGAAAACGAGCATCGAAGTCGAGTACTGGGTCGTCGATAGCGACGGACGTCTCGCCGAACCGGGGCCGCTCGCGGACGTCTCGGAGCGCACGGAGCGAGAGTTCGTCGAGCCGTTGTTCGAACTGAAGACGCCGCCCTGCGAGTCGATATCGGAGCTGCGAACGGCGCTCGTCGAGGAACTCGAGGCCGCCCTCGAGAGGGCGGCGGCCGTCGACAAGCGTCTCGTCCCGCTCGGCACGCCGATCAACGGCGACGGCGTCGACCGACGGCCTGACGAGCGAAGCCGCATCCGAGAGGCAGTGACCGGCGAGCGTTTCGACGCCGCGACGTACTGTGCCGGGACGCACATCCGCGTCGAGGAGCGAACCGTCACCGACCAGCTCAACGCGCTCGTCGCCCTCGATCCGGCCCTCGCGCTCGTCAACTCGTCGCCGTACTATCGGGGCGAACGGATCGCAAACGGGGCCCGAGCCTACTGTTACCGAACGCGGAGCGACGAGGCGTCCCCGAAACACGGCCCGTTCTGGCGCTACGTGGAGAGCGTCGACGAGTGGCACCGGCGACTCGAGCGCCGCTACGAGGAGTTCGAAGACGCCGCCATCGAGGTGGGCGTCGATCCGGAGGCGGTCGCGAACAACGTCTCTCCGGACGACGTGGTCTGGACGCCGGTCCGACTGCGCGATTCGATACCGACCGTCGAGTGGCGCTCGCCCGACGCCGCCCTGCCGAGTCAGGTCCTCCGCCTGGCCGACGACCTCGAGACGGTGATGGAACGGCTCCATCGCACCACCGTTCGGATCGACGGCGGAGTCGCGGGCGACGGGGGACGCGAGGCGAGCGGCGGCGGTATCGCCGTCGACACCCGCGGGCCGACCGCTCGCCCCGGTCGCGTCACGAGCGACGGGACCGTCCTCCCGGCGTTCGAAACCGTCTGCGATCTCGCCGAATCGGCGATCGGCGACGGCCTCGAGTCGGCGGCCGTCGCGGGCTACCTCGAGCGGATGGGGTTCACCGTCGGCGACTACCACCCGATCGCGGCCCAGATCGACGGCCGCCGGTACGTCACGAGCGCCGACGCTCGCGACCTGCGACTCGAGTACGCGAGCCGGCTCGAGGAGGACGTCGAGAAGCTGCGTGACGCCGAGTGA
- a CDS encoding MutS-related protein, with protein sequence MDLESIPGVGEKTARALAELDDPERALRTGDVATIATAPGITQGRAARIARGAIRLEHDDPGGFLATDRAREVYRDVLGLLKERTVTDYAAQRLETIYPSPRRSRIDEVQTFARQALERDPDAAVLDALEGLEPLREPGDVRVRERCLATTDAERYSDAREAIPELSVEIVEDAQGLAELARGYSTVIALDESFAGVTLEGDVQVRPDALENPAEVVPERPLSFFARNRDRLQAAVEVHRAAGLEAPCDLAALEDGLSRLAEDGTVAGDDELDRLTTAIDDLDAAAGAAESVANDHLREAIREQDVTIEGADLLSLVERGAGVDSLLSRELADEYAAAVEAARDHLVDALDLDQGEAEIARRAFSDEPTFPVERDEDVTARLREELTAAKERRAGRLKRELAADLADQREGARQLVRDALELDVELAVARFAREYECTMPELVAVESGSSAGDAGFAIEGGRSPLLDEPLEAVDPVDYEVSGVALLSGVNSGGKTSTLDLVASVVILAHMGLPVPAKRVRLRRFDDLHYHAKTQGTLDAGAFESTVREFADLAEGGEGSLVLVDELESITEPGASAKIIAGILEALAENGATAVFVSHLAGEIREMAAFDVTVDGIEAVGLVDGELEVNRSPVKDHLARSTPELIVEKLAGEARTEAKAANGGVPDDATGEPEPLFYDRLLEKFE encoded by the coding sequence ATGGACCTCGAGTCGATTCCGGGCGTCGGCGAGAAGACGGCCCGAGCGCTGGCCGAGCTCGACGATCCCGAGCGCGCGCTCCGGACGGGCGACGTGGCGACGATCGCGACCGCGCCGGGGATCACGCAGGGGCGGGCCGCCCGCATCGCGCGCGGTGCGATCCGACTCGAGCACGACGATCCCGGCGGGTTCCTCGCGACCGACCGCGCCCGCGAAGTCTACCGCGACGTCCTCGGATTGCTCAAGGAGCGGACGGTCACCGACTACGCCGCGCAGCGACTCGAGACCATCTACCCGAGCCCCCGGCGCTCGCGCATCGACGAGGTGCAGACGTTCGCTCGCCAGGCGCTCGAGCGCGATCCCGACGCCGCGGTGCTCGACGCGCTCGAGGGGCTCGAACCGCTCCGGGAGCCGGGCGACGTACGGGTTCGCGAGCGCTGTCTGGCGACGACCGACGCCGAGCGCTACTCGGACGCGCGCGAGGCGATTCCGGAGCTTTCCGTCGAGATCGTCGAAGACGCACAGGGACTGGCCGAACTCGCGCGGGGGTACTCGACGGTGATCGCCCTCGACGAGTCCTTCGCCGGCGTCACCCTCGAGGGCGACGTACAGGTCCGACCCGACGCCCTCGAGAACCCGGCCGAGGTCGTCCCCGAGCGGCCGCTTTCGTTCTTCGCGCGGAACCGGGATCGCCTGCAGGCCGCCGTCGAGGTTCACCGCGCGGCCGGGCTCGAGGCCCCCTGCGACCTGGCGGCCCTCGAGGACGGCCTCTCGCGGCTGGCGGAGGACGGGACGGTCGCGGGCGACGACGAACTCGACCGGCTGACGACGGCGATCGACGACCTCGACGCGGCGGCGGGCGCGGCCGAGAGCGTCGCGAACGATCACCTCCGGGAGGCGATCCGCGAGCAGGACGTCACGATCGAGGGGGCGGACCTGCTCTCGCTGGTCGAACGCGGTGCCGGCGTCGATTCCCTCCTGTCCCGCGAACTGGCGGACGAGTACGCCGCGGCCGTCGAGGCGGCCCGGGATCACCTCGTCGACGCGCTCGACCTCGATCAGGGCGAGGCCGAGATCGCACGCCGCGCGTTCAGCGACGAGCCGACGTTTCCGGTCGAACGCGACGAGGACGTCACCGCCCGATTGCGCGAGGAGCTCACGGCGGCCAAGGAACGCCGCGCGGGTCGCCTCAAGCGGGAGCTCGCGGCGGATCTCGCCGACCAGCGCGAGGGGGCCCGCCAGCTCGTGCGCGACGCCCTCGAGCTCGACGTCGAACTCGCCGTCGCCAGGTTCGCGCGGGAGTACGAGTGCACGATGCCCGAACTCGTCGCCGTCGAATCCGGTTCGAGCGCCGGCGACGCGGGATTCGCGATCGAGGGTGGTCGCTCCCCCCTGCTCGACGAACCGCTCGAGGCGGTCGATCCCGTCGACTACGAGGTTTCGGGCGTGGCGTTGCTCTCGGGAGTCAACAGCGGCGGGAAGACCTCCACGCTGGATCTGGTCGCGAGCGTCGTGATCCTGGCACACATGGGGCTGCCAGTCCCCGCCAAACGCGTTCGGCTGCGGCGGTTCGACGACCTGCACTACCACGCCAAGACGCAGGGGACCCTCGACGCCGGCGCGTTCGAATCCACCGTGCGGGAGTTCGCGGATCTCGCCGAGGGCGGCGAGGGCTCGCTGGTCCTGGTCGACGAACTCGAGAGCATCACCGAGCCCGGAGCCTCGGCGAAGATCATCGCCGGCATCCTGGAGGCGCTCGCCGAGAACGGCGCGACGGCCGTGTTCGTCTCCCACCTGGCGGGCGAGATCCGCGAGATGGCGGCGTTCGACGTGACCGTCGACGGCATCGAAGCCGTCGGGCTGGTCGACGGGGAACTCGAGGTGAACCGCTCGCCGGTCAAGGATCACCTCGCGCGGTCGACGCCGGAGCTGATCGTCGAGAAACTGGCCGGTGAGGCCCGGACCGAGGCGAAAGCGGCGAACGGTGGCGTGCCGGACGACGCCACGGGAGAGCCCGAACCGCTCTTCTACGATCGGTTGCTCGAGAAATTCGAGTGA
- a CDS encoding aldo/keto reductase translates to MNHRRLGSTGRAVSEVGLGTWNIGGDWGDVDDETGREVVRAALDAGIDVIDTADVYGDGRSERHIGHVLDERDAHDDVFVATKAGRRLEPHEADRYDYDNLSAFVDRSRETLGEDRLDLLQLHCPPTETYYQPSTFEALERLQAEGKIAHAGVSVENVEEALKAIEYDVVETVQLIFNPFRQRPAALFLEQAKNEDIGVIVRVPYASGLLTGALERDQTFPEDDHRNFNREGEAFDVGETFAGVPYEAGHDAVDALEAHVPDDLTLAELTLRWILDHEAVSTVIPGTTSPEHVRSNAAVSELSPLSNRVHGAVRDVYEASVAEHVHHRW, encoded by the coding sequence ATGAACCACCGACGACTCGGCTCGACCGGACGCGCCGTCTCCGAGGTCGGCCTCGGGACGTGGAACATCGGCGGCGACTGGGGCGACGTCGACGACGAGACCGGCCGCGAGGTCGTCCGCGCCGCCCTCGACGCGGGGATCGACGTCATCGACACCGCGGACGTGTACGGTGACGGCCGCAGCGAACGCCACATCGGCCACGTTCTCGACGAGCGCGACGCCCACGACGACGTGTTCGTCGCGACGAAGGCCGGCCGGCGACTCGAGCCACACGAGGCCGACCGCTACGACTACGACAACCTCTCTGCGTTCGTCGACCGGAGCCGCGAGACCCTCGGGGAGGACAGGCTGGATCTCCTCCAGTTGCACTGTCCGCCGACCGAAACGTACTATCAGCCGTCGACGTTCGAGGCGCTCGAACGCCTGCAAGCGGAGGGCAAGATCGCCCACGCCGGCGTGAGCGTCGAGAACGTCGAGGAGGCGCTCAAGGCGATCGAGTACGACGTCGTCGAGACCGTCCAGCTCATCTTCAATCCGTTCCGCCAGCGGCCAGCGGCGCTGTTCCTCGAGCAGGCGAAGAACGAAGATATCGGGGTGATCGTCCGCGTCCCGTACGCGTCGGGACTGCTGACAGGCGCGCTCGAGCGCGACCAGACCTTCCCCGAGGACGATCACCGCAACTTCAACCGCGAGGGCGAGGCGTTCGACGTCGGCGAGACGTTCGCCGGCGTCCCCTACGAGGCGGGCCACGACGCCGTCGACGCGCTCGAGGCCCACGTTCCAGACGACCTGACGCTGGCCGAACTGACGCTCCGGTGGATCCTCGACCACGAGGCGGTATCGACCGTCATTCCGGGGACGACCTCGCCGGAGCACGTCCGCAGCAACGCCGCCGTGTCGGAGCTGTCGCCGCTCTCGAATCGGGTTCACGGCGCAGTCCGGGACGTCTACGAGGCGTCCGTCGCCGAGCACGTACACCACCGCTGGTAG
- a CDS encoding DUF6789 family protein: MAVSDRLRRLRGIADTEGHTSEVDDRPREEHVADAVVRGIQGGFVATLIMTAFRLPLLRSLPPSANFWSQYVAGGDPDDHPIAGLALHLVYGVSSGVIFGALFSLYDAGRSIEPEQRGLVWGSVYGMVLSAFGVQIVLQELLDIRLDADELALFHAGHLVYGLSLGAWVGSRTEGVEDPEREYEYDDGN, encoded by the coding sequence ATGGCTGTTTCCGATCGGCTGCGACGACTGCGAGGGATCGCCGACACCGAGGGACACACCAGCGAGGTCGACGACCGTCCGCGCGAGGAACACGTCGCCGACGCCGTCGTTCGCGGTATTCAGGGTGGGTTCGTCGCGACGCTCATCATGACCGCCTTTCGCCTCCCGCTCTTGCGATCGCTGCCACCGTCTGCGAACTTCTGGTCGCAGTACGTCGCCGGCGGCGACCCCGACGACCATCCGATCGCGGGCCTCGCCCTGCATCTGGTCTACGGGGTCAGTTCGGGCGTGATCTTCGGAGCGCTGTTCTCCCTGTACGACGCCGGGCGGTCCATCGAACCGGAACAGCGCGGGCTCGTCTGGGGCTCGGTCTACGGCATGGTCCTCTCGGCATTCGGCGTGCAGATCGTGCTGCAAGAGCTCCTCGATATCCGACTCGACGCCGACGAACTCGCGCTCTTTCACGCCGGCCACCTCGTCTACGGGCTCTCGCTCGGGGCCTGGGTCGGCTCCCGGACCGAGGGCGTCGAGGACCCGGAGCGGGAGTACGAGTACGACGACGGCAACTGA
- a CDS encoding metallophosphoesterase family protein has product MTDRRHRGQVLARLERPTTTEPTRLAVLSDVHLATDATGTWKVYHRTERHLRAAVECANERDVDGVLVAGDLTRNGVPAEFDRFDDLAAFDPPTVAIPGNHDFPTTFDERTSLPIPAFEARYTPGGLPFRVQIGGLAVFGLDSHAATPDSPAETWDGRIGDEQLQWLDDALTDADPESTIVALHHNLPATSDLYERYSAELPVEGGVPGFADPQPLVDLLEARDVAVTVTGHLHFPAVERADGITELTVPAVSSFPHALLLLEVDERGTTVRFLPLTDAEGMVESVAHGYEKDRVLLSAAQLASFPLVDDFA; this is encoded by the coding sequence ATGACGGACCGGCGTCACCGAGGACAGGTGCTCGCCCGCCTCGAGCGACCGACGACGACCGAACCGACGCGGCTCGCGGTGCTCTCTGACGTTCACCTCGCGACCGACGCGACGGGAACGTGGAAGGTGTACCACCGGACCGAGCGTCACCTCCGTGCCGCCGTCGAGTGTGCGAACGAGCGGGACGTCGACGGCGTTCTCGTCGCCGGCGATCTGACTCGAAACGGCGTCCCCGCGGAGTTCGACCGGTTCGACGACCTCGCCGCGTTCGACCCGCCGACGGTCGCGATCCCCGGCAACCACGACTTCCCGACGACGTTCGACGAGCGCACGTCGCTGCCGATCCCGGCGTTCGAAGCCCGGTACACGCCCGGCGGGCTCCCGTTTCGGGTGCAGATCGGCGGTCTCGCGGTGTTCGGACTCGACAGCCACGCCGCGACGCCGGACTCCCCGGCGGAGACGTGGGACGGTCGAATCGGCGACGAGCAACTGCAGTGGCTGGACGACGCACTGACGGACGCCGATCCCGAGTCGACGATCGTCGCACTCCACCACAACCTGCCGGCCACGAGCGACCTCTACGAGCGGTACAGCGCGGAGTTACCCGTCGAGGGCGGCGTGCCGGGGTTCGCCGACCCGCAACCGCTGGTGGACCTGCTCGAGGCCCGCGACGTGGCGGTGACCGTCACCGGCCACCTCCACTTCCCCGCGGTGGAGCGCGCCGACGGCATCACGGAACTCACGGTCCCGGCGGTCTCCTCGTTCCCGCACGCGCTGCTCCTGCTCGAGGTCGACGAGCGGGGAACGACGGTCCGGTTCCTCCCGCTGACCGACGCCGAGGGGATGGTCGAGTCCGTCGCACACGGCTACGAGAAGGATCGCGTGTTGCTCTCCGCGGCGCAACTGGCGTCGTTTCCGCTCGTCGACGACTTCGCGTAG
- a CDS encoding DUF368 domain-containing protein: MEYERSDVVVDRLELLRAYGYGLCMGAADALPGVSGGTVALLLGFYGRLIAAVTAFTPGRAIAVLRGYHPERRTRAREALLDLDLQFLLPLGVGMVTSVVLIADIVSSLAETHPIAIFGFFTGLIAASAITLGRSLELSSPTHIAAAAAGATLAVLVAADVVQLPGGGPAVIVAAGAIAISAMILPGVSGSLILILLGQYVFLSNELSEFVRAGADLLGGGSLAAVADPGATVALFVAGGVVGLVTIARVVRAALARNRSVTLVFLVSLIAGSVPAPLHNIGETYAWTTETVALTAAWAALGAIALFVLEFLVGGFDPE; the protein is encoded by the coding sequence ATGGAGTATGAGCGATCCGACGTCGTCGTCGACCGCCTCGAGCTGCTCCGGGCCTACGGCTACGGGCTCTGTATGGGTGCGGCCGACGCCCTGCCCGGCGTCTCCGGCGGCACGGTGGCGCTCCTGCTCGGGTTCTACGGGCGGCTGATCGCGGCCGTCACCGCGTTCACGCCCGGCCGCGCGATCGCCGTCCTTCGGGGCTACCACCCCGAACGCCGGACGCGGGCCCGGGAAGCGCTCCTCGACCTGGACCTGCAGTTCCTGCTCCCGCTTGGCGTCGGCATGGTCACGTCGGTCGTCCTCATCGCCGATATCGTCTCGTCGCTGGCGGAGACCCATCCGATCGCGATCTTCGGCTTCTTCACCGGACTGATCGCCGCCTCGGCGATCACCCTCGGTCGGAGCCTCGAGCTCTCTTCGCCGACCCACATCGCCGCCGCCGCGGCGGGCGCGACGCTCGCGGTGCTGGTCGCCGCCGACGTCGTCCAACTGCCCGGCGGCGGGCCGGCCGTGATCGTCGCCGCCGGCGCGATCGCGATCAGCGCGATGATCCTGCCGGGCGTCTCCGGCTCGCTGATCCTGATCCTGCTCGGTCAGTACGTCTTCCTCTCGAACGAACTGAGCGAGTTCGTCCGCGCCGGTGCGGACCTGCTCGGCGGCGGATCGCTCGCGGCGGTCGCCGATCCGGGGGCGACGGTGGCGCTGTTCGTCGCCGGCGGGGTCGTCGGCCTCGTCACTATCGCCCGCGTCGTGCGCGCCGCGCTGGCCCGCAATCGCAGCGTGACCCTCGTCTTCCTGGTGAGCCTCATCGCCGGATCGGTCCCCGCGCCGTTGCACAACATCGGCGAAACGTACGCGTGGACGACGGAGACCGTCGCGCTGACGGCCGCGTGGGCCGCACTCGGCGCGATCGCCCTGTTCGTACTCGAGTTCCTCGTCGGCGGCTTCGATCCGGAGTGA
- a CDS encoding SagB/ThcOx family dehydrogenase, with amino-acid sequence MPTGTIDYHERTKHSPKSVREGGYGLNFDNKPTPYKEYTDRPTVPLADRIRPPQQSALASIAEPTPDGDPTREPRPDLETVTTLCYYAAGITKRIDRRGRSLLFRAAATTGALYHVDLYVVCGDLEDGGGDDGDAGHGLEAGVYHFDPRTLSLNVLRAGDYRGVLANASGDAGVADAPLSIVATSTWWRNAWKYGARTFRHAFWDSGTTLANLLAVAHALDYRAAVVTGFADRPVADLLGLEPEREAPLEIVPIGGGDPIPETAPASVGSITPDTAPLSPDEKTFPLIHEAWAAGTLESGAAADAWRSGRPAGSVGTRDPGDGDRLALEPVDGETASSRPLHETIRRRGSCREYEREPISVRKLSTVLDRAVRGVPMDVRGEDAPSLSFVDPYLIVNAVDGLEPGAYHYRPAAGELERLRTGEFRSEAGHLALDQRLAADAAVCLYFLTDLEEIADALGDRGYRAAQLEASLTAGRLYLGTYAHRTLGGTGLTFYDDAVSEFFAPRAAGQTPMFLYTMGRPA; translated from the coding sequence ATGCCGACCGGAACGATCGACTACCACGAACGGACGAAACACTCGCCGAAAAGCGTCCGTGAGGGAGGTTACGGCCTGAACTTCGACAACAAACCGACGCCGTACAAGGAGTACACGGACCGCCCGACGGTTCCGCTGGCCGACCGGATTCGCCCGCCTCAGCAGTCCGCGCTCGCGTCGATCGCGGAGCCGACGCCCGACGGCGACCCGACTCGCGAACCGCGACCCGACCTCGAGACGGTCACGACCCTGTGTTACTACGCTGCGGGCATCACGAAGCGGATCGACAGACGCGGTCGCAGCCTGCTGTTCCGCGCCGCGGCGACCACCGGCGCGCTCTACCACGTCGATCTGTACGTCGTCTGCGGCGACCTCGAGGACGGAGGCGGCGACGACGGTGACGCGGGACACGGCCTCGAGGCCGGCGTCTACCACTTCGACCCCCGGACGCTATCGCTGAACGTCCTCCGCGCGGGGGACTACCGCGGCGTGCTCGCGAACGCCAGCGGGGACGCAGGCGTCGCCGACGCGCCGCTGTCGATCGTCGCCACGTCGACCTGGTGGCGAAACGCCTGGAAGTACGGCGCACGGACGTTCCGCCACGCCTTCTGGGACTCCGGGACCACGCTCGCGAACCTGCTGGCGGTCGCCCACGCGCTCGACTACCGCGCCGCGGTCGTCACCGGCTTCGCGGACCGGCCGGTCGCCGACCTCCTCGGACTCGAGCCCGAGCGCGAAGCGCCGCTCGAGATCGTCCCGATCGGCGGGGGCGATCCGATCCCCGAGACCGCGCCCGCGAGCGTCGGCTCCATCACCCCGGACACCGCGCCGCTGTCGCCCGACGAGAAGACGTTCCCGCTGATCCACGAGGCGTGGGCCGCCGGCACCCTCGAGAGCGGGGCGGCGGCGGACGCCTGGCGATCCGGACGGCCCGCGGGGTCGGTCGGCACCCGGGACCCCGGTGACGGCGATCGACTCGCGCTCGAGCCGGTCGACGGCGAGACGGCCTCGAGTCGGCCGCTCCACGAGACGATCCGTCGCCGCGGCTCCTGTCGCGAGTACGAGCGCGAGCCGATCAGCGTCCGGAAGCTCTCGACCGTGCTCGATCGCGCCGTTCGCGGCGTCCCGATGGACGTTCGCGGCGAGGACGCCCCGTCGCTCTCGTTCGTCGATCCGTATCTTATCGTCAACGCCGTCGACGGCCTCGAGCCCGGCGCGTACCACTACCGTCCGGCGGCCGGCGAACTCGAGCGGCTCCGGACCGGCGAGTTCCGCAGCGAGGCGGGTCACCTCGCCCTGGATCAGCGGCTGGCCGCCGACGCCGCGGTCTGTCTCTACTTCCTGACCGACCTCGAGGAAATCGCCGACGCGCTCGGGGATCGGGGCTACCGGGCGGCACAGCTCGAGGCGTCGCTGACGGCCGGTCGACTGTATCTGGGGACCTACGCGCATCGCACCCTCGGCGGGACTGGACTGACGTTCTACGACGACGCCGTCTCGGAGTTCTTCGCGCCGCGGGCCGCGGGACAGACGCCGATGTTCCTGTACACGATGGGGCGACCGGCCTGA